From Lysobacter auxotrophicus, the proteins below share one genomic window:
- a CDS encoding patatin-like phospholipase family protein — protein sequence MMQARLPSTPRCRGLMARLAVLVAVLLGAVASPAIAQTAAPDPATPANPAHLPCVGLVLGGGGARGSAHVGVLKVLERERIPVCKVAGTSMGSIVGGLYATGYTPAEMENLIDTIDWADMFVDDPPRPGQPMRRKDADFRYLLDLEIGYVDGRVVLPVGIVQGQKLLMLMRRLTISTWNVNDFDQLPIPFRAVAADIINGDKVVFEDGDLALAIRSSMSVPGAFAPVRVGDRLLVDGGMVDNVPVDVVRQMGADRLIVVDVGSPLHKEEALTNPLVIMDQMISALMTEKTEATLATLRPDDVLIRPELGDITAAEFNRGAEAIAIGERAAEAALPRLRALSVDEATYAAYRERQRKRDFDPKLVAFLDVVEGRSPSATREVERAVAPNLDEPFDAERLEKTIGTAYGDGRFQQIDYRLVERNGERGLQIIPAEKPWSAFGKLGFQLDDNFNGRNSYMVSAELTFNDVNTLGAEWRNVLRLGRITGLLSEFYQPLGETGAFYVKPALELRNESFPLWIEDAQLAEYRVNRRQVAVEAGWSPQPEWRVSAELVAGKDRGDLLIGNPADFTSSQEKYAGVFYNATWDTLDNINFPTRGLRVSADVETYHDVAGANVEGNVARLTADWAQAWGRYHLLLGAHLSSALENDSFFQTQGFLGGFLNLSGFDERALFGTQTALARAVMYRRTGNTSRLFSLPMFVGASLETGNAWATKEDVDADDLILAGSLFIGFSTPLGPMFLAYGGNDAGENSWYLTFGSLLRPQVK from the coding sequence CGGCCCCGGATCCGGCCACCCCGGCCAACCCCGCCCATCTCCCCTGCGTCGGCCTGGTGCTCGGCGGCGGTGGGGCGCGCGGGTCGGCCCACGTCGGCGTGCTCAAGGTGCTCGAACGCGAGCGCATCCCGGTCTGCAAGGTCGCCGGCACCAGCATGGGCTCGATCGTCGGCGGCCTGTACGCCACCGGCTACACGCCGGCGGAGATGGAAAACCTGATCGACACCATCGACTGGGCGGACATGTTCGTCGACGACCCGCCGCGGCCCGGCCAGCCGATGCGCCGGAAGGACGCCGATTTCCGCTACCTGCTCGACCTGGAGATCGGCTACGTCGACGGCCGCGTCGTGCTGCCGGTCGGCATCGTGCAGGGGCAGAAGCTGTTGATGCTGATGCGCCGGCTGACGATCTCGACCTGGAACGTCAACGACTTCGACCAGCTGCCGATCCCGTTCCGCGCCGTCGCCGCCGACATCATCAACGGCGACAAGGTGGTGTTCGAAGACGGCGACCTCGCGCTGGCGATCCGGTCGAGCATGTCGGTGCCGGGCGCGTTCGCCCCGGTGCGCGTGGGTGACCGCCTGCTCGTCGACGGCGGCATGGTCGACAACGTGCCTGTCGATGTCGTGCGACAGATGGGCGCCGACCGCCTCATCGTCGTCGACGTCGGCTCGCCGCTGCACAAGGAAGAGGCGCTGACCAATCCGCTGGTGATCATGGACCAGATGATCTCGGCGCTGATGACCGAGAAGACCGAGGCGACGCTCGCCACGTTGCGCCCCGACGACGTGCTCATCCGCCCGGAACTGGGCGACATCACCGCGGCGGAATTCAACCGCGGTGCCGAAGCCATCGCCATCGGCGAACGCGCGGCCGAAGCGGCGCTGCCGCGGCTGCGCGCGCTGTCCGTGGACGAGGCGACGTACGCCGCCTATCGCGAGCGCCAGCGCAAGCGCGATTTCGATCCGAAGCTGGTGGCGTTCCTCGACGTCGTTGAAGGCCGCTCGCCATCGGCGACGCGCGAAGTCGAGCGTGCCGTCGCGCCGAACCTGGACGAGCCGTTCGACGCGGAGCGTCTGGAGAAGACCATCGGCACGGCGTACGGCGACGGCCGCTTCCAGCAGATCGACTACCGCCTGGTCGAACGCAACGGCGAACGCGGCCTGCAGATCATTCCGGCGGAAAAACCATGGTCGGCGTTCGGCAAGCTCGGCTTCCAGCTGGACGACAACTTCAACGGCCGCAACAGCTACATGGTCTCGGCGGAGCTGACGTTCAACGACGTCAATACGTTGGGCGCGGAATGGCGCAACGTGCTGCGACTGGGGCGCATCACCGGGCTGCTGTCGGAGTTCTACCAGCCGCTGGGCGAAACCGGCGCGTTCTACGTGAAGCCCGCGCTCGAATTGCGCAACGAATCCTTCCCGCTGTGGATCGAGGACGCGCAGCTCGCCGAATACCGCGTCAACCGGCGCCAGGTCGCGGTCGAAGCGGGCTGGTCGCCGCAACCGGAATGGCGCGTCAGCGCAGAGCTGGTGGCGGGCAAGGATCGCGGCGACCTGCTCATCGGCAATCCCGCCGACTTCACCAGCAGCCAGGAGAAATACGCGGGCGTGTTCTACAACGCGACCTGGGACACGCTGGACAACATCAACTTCCCCACGCGTGGCCTGCGTGTCAGCGCGGACGTGGAGACGTACCACGACGTCGCCGGCGCGAACGTCGAAGGCAATGTCGCGCGACTCACCGCCGACTGGGCGCAGGCCTGGGGGCGCTACCACCTGCTGCTCGGCGCGCACCTGAGCAGCGCGCTGGAGAACGACAGCTTCTTCCAGACGCAGGGATTCCTCGGCGGCTTCCTCAACCTGTCCGGCTTCGACGAACGCGCGCTGTTCGGTACGCAGACCGCACTCGCACGCGCGGTGATGTACCGGCGCACCGGCAACACGAGCCGGTTGTTCTCGTTGCCGATGTTCGTCGGTGCGAGCCTGGAAACGGGCAACGCGTGGGCGACGAAGGAGGACGTCGACGCCGACGACCTGATCCTCGCCGGCAGCCTCTTCATCGGGTTCAGCACGCCGCTGGGGCCGATGTTCCTGGCCTACGGCGGCAATGATGCGGGCGAGAACTCCTGGTACCTCACGTTCGGATCGCTGCTGCGTCCGCAGGTGAAGTGA